From a region of the Candidatus Bathyanammoxibius amoris genome:
- the xseA gene encoding exodeoxyribonuclease VII large subunit: MSNNLDISTLTREPGSIEQKVHTISEITQRIKDSIEEEFWEVWTVGEVSNISRPGSGHVYMTLKDKYAQLQAVMFRNVAVRVPFTLKTGMEVIAFGSISVYAPRGQYQLVIEVVEPRGIGPLQLAFLQLKERLEKEGLFDPAHKKPLPFLPRRVTIVSSLSGAALGDMLKILRTRSPQVEVIIYPVRVQGEGAGEEIALAITDINNNRSNTPVDVIIVGRGGGSIEDLWAFNEEVVARSIYASEIPVISAVGHEIDFTISDFVADLRAPTPTAAAQMVVPVRDELLERMDTLISRIHNAARGRLEGVRNRLMEFPRRYGFRQPLETVHRYRARVEELSCGFSRGLSHLLTLKRERLAGTGNKLEGLSPLKVLARGYSITTKDGEVLTAAKGLRRGDRIETRFHKGSAVSVIEKTTRQLKR, translated from the coding sequence ATGAGCAACAACCTTGACATATCGACCCTGACCAGAGAACCGGGCTCCATAGAGCAAAAGGTCCATACAATCTCTGAGATAACCCAAAGGATTAAAGACTCTATCGAAGAAGAGTTTTGGGAGGTGTGGACGGTAGGAGAGGTCTCGAATATAAGCAGGCCGGGGTCCGGCCACGTGTACATGACGTTAAAAGATAAGTATGCTCAACTCCAGGCCGTGATGTTTCGTAACGTCGCTGTCAGAGTCCCCTTTACGTTGAAAACCGGGATGGAGGTAATAGCCTTTGGCTCTATCTCCGTTTATGCCCCCAGGGGCCAGTATCAACTCGTAATTGAGGTGGTTGAACCCAGGGGAATTGGCCCGCTGCAGCTCGCGTTTTTGCAGCTAAAGGAGCGCCTGGAAAAGGAGGGTCTTTTTGACCCTGCACACAAGAAGCCGTTACCCTTTTTGCCACGGCGGGTGACTATTGTTAGTTCTCTCAGTGGCGCGGCTTTGGGAGACATGCTAAAGATTTTGCGCACAAGGTCACCTCAGGTTGAGGTTATTATCTACCCCGTAAGGGTTCAGGGAGAGGGGGCCGGTGAGGAGATAGCCCTTGCCATAACTGACATCAATAATAACCGCTCCAATACTCCTGTCGATGTAATCATCGTCGGCAGGGGCGGAGGGAGCATAGAGGACCTTTGGGCCTTTAATGAGGAAGTGGTAGCGAGGAGCATTTACGCCTCTGAAATTCCCGTAATATCTGCGGTGGGACATGAGATAGATTTTACCATCTCTGACTTTGTGGCCGACCTGAGGGCCCCAACTCCAACCGCGGCCGCGCAGATGGTTGTTCCCGTAAGAGATGAACTTCTGGAAAGGATGGACACACTGATATCGAGGATACACAACGCCGCGCGTGGCAGGCTGGAAGGCGTGAGAAACAGGCTGATGGAGTTCCCGCGCAGATATGGTTTTCGTCAGCCTCTGGAAACTGTGCACCGGTACAGGGCCAGGGTGGAAGAGTTATCCTGCGGGTTTAGCCGAGGCCTGAGCCATTTGCTTACATTAAAGAGGGAACGCCTGGCAGGTACGGGCAACAAGCTGGAAGGCCTGAGCCCATTGAAGGTGCTGGCCAGGGGTTATTCCATTACCACGAAGGACGGCGAGGTGCTTACCGCCGCAAAAGGCTTGAGGCGCGGAGACAGGATTGAGACGCGTTTCCATAAAGGCTCCGCGGTTTCTGTAATAGAAAAGACAACCCGGCAACTAAAACGCTAA
- a CDS encoding TIGR00282 family metallophosphoesterase, with amino-acid sequence MKFNVLVLGDVVGQPGRDIIENRLPALLKEEKIDFAVANAENAAGGSGITQDAARQLFASGLNVLTTGDHVWKKKEAIPVLETESRILRPANYSPLAKGRGWVVVKTHLGPDIAIINLLGRVFMSPIDCPFRAVDRILKEVSGRAQIIIVDIHAEATSEKVAMGWYLDGRVSAVVGTHTHIQTADERVLPESTAYITDLGMTGPYHSVLGRNKDHVLKFITTQMPTRFEVAKEDVRMSGVIITVDASTGKAEGIKRLVVHENNGYGHRH; translated from the coding sequence TTTTAAAAGAAGAAAAAATAGACTTCGCCGTGGCCAACGCGGAAAATGCCGCAGGCGGTTCAGGCATAACTCAGGATGCGGCCAGACAACTGTTTGCCTCTGGACTGAATGTCCTTACCACAGGGGACCATGTCTGGAAGAAAAAGGAGGCAATTCCGGTCCTGGAGACGGAAAGCCGGATACTAAGGCCCGCAAACTACTCACCCCTGGCCAAGGGCAGAGGGTGGGTTGTGGTAAAAACCCATCTGGGGCCTGATATAGCCATCATAAACCTCTTGGGCCGGGTGTTCATGTCTCCTATAGACTGCCCCTTCCGGGCGGTCGACCGGATACTTAAGGAGGTCTCCGGAAGGGCGCAGATAATTATTGTCGATATTCACGCCGAGGCGACTTCTGAAAAGGTAGCCATGGGATGGTATCTGGATGGAAGGGTAAGTGCCGTGGTAGGGACCCACACTCACATACAAACGGCGGACGAGAGGGTCTTACCGGAAAGCACCGCTTATATAACCGACCTGGGGATGACGGGTCCCTATCACTCTGTTTTGGGCAGGAACAAGGACCATGTCCTGAAGTTCATTACGACACAGATGCCTACCCGCTTCGAGGTGGCAAAGGAGGACGTGAGAATGAGCGGCGTTATCATAACGGTTGACGCCTCCACAGGCAAGGCGGAAGGGATCAAAAGACTGGTAGTACACGAAAACAACGGATACGGACACCGACACTAA